The sequence below is a genomic window from Candidatus Methylomirabilota bacterium.
CAGCTCTTCTTGTCAGCGGGCTTGGCGGCCGGCTTTGCAGCAGCCTTGGCGAAGTAGTGGTTGTAGGCCATGCGGCGGCTGACGTTGGTGTCGAGGTCCCACTTCACCGCCCGTGCGGCGAACCCCTTCTGCGACTCGGCGATTTCCTTGAACATCGGGTTCTGAGCCGCATACTTGGTCTCGACCTGGTCGAAGATGTCGAGCTGCTTCTGCAGCACCGAGTCCGGGGTCTTGTAGAACCTGACCTTGTCCTTGGTCTGCAGCTCGATGTAGTCCTTCGAGTAGCGGTCGATCGACTTCCAGGCCATGTCGGCCGAGGCGGCTTCGACGGCGTTCTCGATGATCGCCTTCATCTTGTCCGGCAGGGCGTCGAACTTGGTCTTGTTGAACGTGATCTCGAGCTGCTCGGCGTTCTGGTGGTAGCTCTGCAGCATGCACACCTTGGAAACGTCGGCGAAGCCGAGGATGCGGTCGGAGGTCGCGTTGTTGAACTCGGCGGCATCGAGGAGCCCCCGGTCCATGGCCGGCACGATCTCGGCGCCGGGCAGCGCGTTCACCGCTGCGCCCAGGCCCTGGAAGAGATCAATGGAGATGCCCACGGTGCGGAACTTGAGCCCCTTGAAGTCGTCTGGCTTGGTGATCGGCTTCTTGTACCAGCCGAGAGGCTGGGTGAACATCGGGCCGTAGGGGAAGGACACGACGTTGATGCCGATCGACTGGTAGAGCTTCTGCAGCAGCTGCTTGCCGCCGCCGTACTTGTGCCAGGAGAGCAGCATGTTGGCGTCCATGCCGTAGGCGGGACTGGACCCCCACAGAGCCAGCGCCGTCTGCTTGCCGTAGTGGTACACGAGCACCCCGTGACCGCCGTCGAGCGTGCCCTTCGACACCGCGTCGATGAGGCCGAAGGCCGGCACCACGGCGCCCGCCGGCAGCACGTCGATCTTGAGGTCGCCGCCGGTCATGTCGTTGACCTTCTTGGCGAAGTCGTTCGCGTACTCGTGGAAGATGTCCTTTTGCGGCCAGGTGCTCTGCCATCGCATCGTGATGGGCCCCTGCGCCTTGACGACCGTCGGGAAGCCGAGGGCGGCCGTCCCCGCCGCGGCCATGGCCGCACCTTTCAGGAACCTGCGACGTGGCGATTCGGTCGTGGTCTGCGGATCGCTCATGCGGCACCTCCTCGTGCGCGGAACGTGGTGTGAGCGGTCGTCATCACCGACAAAGTATGCGTCCAGCCTAACTCAGGCTTCCCGGGTTGCCTCCCCGCCGGCCCTGCGAGCCGCGGGTATTCTAGCCGCCGCCCCCGCCCCCGTAAAGCAACTTCCGGCGGGCATTCCGGTTCCCGAGAGTGTCTGGTGGAGCCTCGGAGGCCGGCCAGGATAGTTGCCTCAGGACGGCTTCCCGACTACCATGTGACGCGTCATCCAAGCTGACACCGCCATCCCCTGAGGGGGGTTCATGACCACCACGACTCACGTATTCTCGCTGGACGCCAAGTACACCCAGGAGGAAGGGCGCGTCTTCCTCTCGGGCATCCAGGCGCTGGTCAGGCTGCCCCTGGACCAGCATCGTGCCGACCAACGCCGGGGGCTCCGCACCGCCACCTTCATCTCCGGCTACCGCGGCTCGCCGCTCGGCGGCTTCGACCAGACGCTCGAGCGCGAGCGGAAGCTCCTGGACGCGCATCACGTGGTGTTCTCTTCCGGCCTGAATGAAGACCTCGGCGCGACGGCCATCTTCGGCAGCCAGATGGCCGGGCTCTTCCCGCGCCCGAAGTACGACGGCGTGCTCGGGATGTGGTACGGCAAGGCCCCGGGCGTCGACCGGACGGGGGACGCCTTCAAGCATGCCAACTACGCCGGCGTCGGCAAGAACGGCGGCGTGCTCGCTCTGGCCGGCGACGACCCGGTGTCGAAGTCCTCCACACTGCCCAGCGCCTCCGAGGTGGCGCTCTACGACGCGCTCATGCCGACCATCTTCCCGGGGAGCGCCCAGGAGATCCTCGACCTCGGCCTGCACGGCTTCATGCTCTCGCGGACCTCCGGCCTCTGGGTCGGGATGAAGATCGTGACCAATGTCGCCGACGAGGTGACCACGGCCGAGGTCGGTCCCTCTCGGGTGAGCCCCATCATCCCTGTGGTGGAGCTCGACGGCCGGCCCTTCGAGCACCACATCAACGTCAATCTCATCCCGCCCTACGGTCT
It includes:
- a CDS encoding C4-dicarboxylate ABC transporter; its protein translation is MSDPQTTTESPRRRFLKGAAMAAAGTAALGFPTVVKAQGPITMRWQSTWPQKDIFHEYANDFAKKVNDMTGGDLKIDVLPAGAVVPAFGLIDAVSKGTLDGGHGVLVYHYGKQTALALWGSSPAYGMDANMLLSWHKYGGGKQLLQKLYQSIGINVVSFPYGPMFTQPLGWYKKPITKPDDFKGLKFRTVGISIDLFQGLGAAVNALPGAEIVPAMDRGLLDAAEFNNATSDRILGFADVSKVCMLQSYHQNAEQLEITFNKTKFDALPDKMKAIIENAVEAASADMAWKSIDRYSKDYIELQTKDKVRFYKTPDSVLQKQLDIFDQVETKYAAQNPMFKEIAESQKGFAARAVKWDLDTNVSRRMAYNHYFAKAAAKPAAKPADKKS